atcttcgtttagctgaaaataaatttgatttgccattgaaacgttaaggttgatgaaacattaataatttaaatctacactttgccatttgcagattttttttcgcgtatagttctgaAGAGAATGCTTACTTCATggttgtcaaattttcgcatCTAATACAACTGACAATACTcaacacttccacaaaaaaataaaaagaagaagaagaagaagtaatgatggaaaatccggaattccatcactactcatgtcattactgaactcgtagactttacacgatcattaaaagtgtcattactttttagtaatgatacttttaatgatcgtgtgagGGCCGCTAATGAACCGATGCGCAATGAATGCACCGTACAAATGTGATTCATCTGccatatttttcgaaaattcatAAATATTGACAGATTGAGAATGACATCGAAAaagttacaattcttttttgcACTGCATGCCTAACAACCAAATGACAACTTTCTAGAGGCGAGTTTGCATGTGTGGTTTCGAATGAGCTATCAGAAACCccaatgaagtatttttcatttctgagaatcttgaaaaacaaatttaattcgACTCTCGAGCTTTAgagatttccaaaatcggaTTTTTTTCTGGCAGACACTTGAGAAAATACATAAATTGTCGAGATCCCAAAAGGTcccgaaatcgattttcaaaaaatatcaattttacaCCACATTACCATGCATTTCTAATACCATGTTCACCTTAtcgcttatatcacttgatataccgagatgatacgcatatcacgtggaagtgttcacatatgatcgaaatgatatcgtttgacaatcaagttgtcatattgaatgttcccattaggagtaagatcaataatattgcttttctctcctacaattcaatcaataattggagtcttgcatttaatggtctccgaacgccagtattcgttgataaaatcaaaattattatgattgtttattgtcactctcaaagtgacgttcataaatgagtgcgttcaatgccattatccggaacaatatgtatatatatatatatatatatatatatatatatatatatatatatatatatatatatatatatatatatatatatatatatatatatatatatatatatatatatatatatatgtatatatatatatatatatatatatatatatatatatatatatatatatatatatatatatatatatatatatatatatatatatatatatatatgtatatatatatatatatatatatatatatatatatatatatatatatatatatatatatatatatatatatatatatatatatatatttatatatatgcttcacaccggtgtagtgccacCGTTTAAAACTAAAATGCCATTAAATCTGGCTTAGAAGTTTTCAACTAAAACATCTGGTTTTCGTCATTGTTAACGATTaacttttgtgattttacagcgTTTATTTTCGAATGGAATTATTTCACAAAGTTTGGAAGtagttttgagaaaaatacACACGAATCGTTTCCAAAAAACACTTCGAAGGTATCAAGCCATTATTGATGCTGAATGTGGATGAATTTGCTATTAATGCATTTGGCTGAAGGTAATCTATTCAATGAAACAATACTTGAAAGAAGTTTCGCTTTGTTGCAACAGCGTCAGTGATATTAAGTACCAGATTGTATTAGCATTTAACTCAAATCTTATTTTACACGTAAATAAAGTAGGCTCAATAAAATTTCCACACAAAACAGCTCGTTGCAtgccaaacgattttattaGTAATCTATTATCCTGTAGCAAAAAAAGTTAAATCTCTAAATTTATCgttgatttcttcgaaaatgtgAGTACACAGTTTAATTAATGTTGAGAAACATATTGATTCATGGTCTTGATAGATTTGCGAAATTGCAAAGCCGAAAGAACCTGCAGAAAGATAATGTTACTGCGAGAAGTATGTTTGAATGTTTgaaaaaagaagtttatttgaaaaaggggGCTTTTACAAAGATGGGATGCTtaatactatttttccctaatacataactatatatatatatatatatatatatatatatatatatatatatatatatatatatatatatatatatatatatatatatatatatatatatatatatatatatatatatatatatatatatatatatatatatatatatatatatatatatatatatatatataatacattATGCACCAAACCTCTACAAATTCGTGCCACCATCCCGGCTGGAAATCAAAGCATAAGTTAACACTGCTTTTCAGCTTTGCTCACcgaaccgcttccttccaacgaGAGTGCGGAGCAACAAAAAAGAATGCAGAAAAACCGTCTGCAAAGCGGACCAAAACTTACATGTGTATGTCTCCATACACCCTGTGAGAACAggcataaaacgaatttcaacgcTGAGCCTTGTTGGTGGATGTCTCTcgaaatttgtagaatttggaaGGAGAAACTGTTCTTTGTGGTAAGCCATTCTCTGATTGAAGAGAGGAGAACAGCTACCGATGCGAGCATACGGGTACATCcacgagagaaaatgtcatgagagCTATGACATTTTTATCCGCTGCAGTCACGGCAAAGTTCATTTGGCGACTGCTACCATTTGTGCGGTTTGActgtctgctgtttcgtgtcattctccggtaccgttcgcaaccctgCTCCCAATACAAAACAATCCAAATCTTCGCAGTGAACGAAGGAATAATTTCAGTATATTGTTTCAAGCTATAATCGGTTCTAAAATATCGTAACAGTTAAAATTCTTCGATTTTCCAAAACATATTTGTATACAGCTTACAGCTATTCAGAAAACCGCAAATACATTGAATTCAATTGTAAAAACAATATATTGTATTACTGAAAACAAAATTCTGGTGTTCCAAATACCATAAATCTGATTGAGAGTCATTTTTTCAGCTGCCAAATCAATGGCTTGTTTACGGAATTGGCCTTTAAGAACAGaaacaaaatggaaaaaaatctctCAAATGGAAAGAATGAAAGCAAATATTTTCGACTACATTTCCGTCCAGCCTTTAGAAGGAGACCATGCACACGAACTTCTATAGCAGAGTTGTTCACTTACATTGGGAATTTAATTAACTTAGTACTAAGGACTTTTCCGGATGTTCTACTGATTTAAGCTTGTATCTGTAGCTTCATCTACGTCGGTAATGGATCCACTCATGCATCAGACAGTGGTAATCGAATACAGTTTTTTGGTTTGATTTTAATTGTTTCGGTCTCAGGGACGAATTGGATGTGTATTACTCTGTTACGTTTGTTTAGTTGAAACTCAATCACCTTTTTTAGGTTAGGAGCATTCATGACTCAAGTAAAGTTTCCATTCATAGCAACAAATGTCGAGAACCGGTGTCGTTCTCGACATTTGTTGCTATAAATGGAAACTTTACTTTGAGTGTTACCATCGTTTTATATTATTTCGGTTAGCTCATTTCGAATCGTCTTTTTGCTCACTGTATTATCTGTTCTTTGTTTCTGTTCTGATTGTTCGTATGACATATCAAAGCGAATTGAAGAGGTTTATATTCACCGTGAAACAACCACACTCAATCAGTATTCAACAAAAGTAGAACATTATTCGATTTTTAAGTTAACTTTACGTCAGCTTAACGGTTCTTGTTTAACCGTTAGATTGCGTTAGAAGCTCTCCGtgaactgctaacgcactgatgtgtcgaagacgaaacgtaaaattaaacaaaatagtTATATTCTCTGAGCACAAACCGGATCCCATGCCCCCCAAACAACTagtcaaaaattgaaattcgatTAAGACTCCATTAACGATTTTTTGTAGGAAATAGAAAACGGCTAGCTCAGCTATTAAATCTGATGATTATGATTATACTAGTTAATATTCAAAACTATCGTAATGGCTGCTTAATGTTTCTCGAATTTGAAAATTGCgtaataaaaattcaattttcggttcttcAATCGTTTATTTGTGCTTTCGCTTATTATCATGTTGTTTCGCAGCTTTTTTCTTCATCATCTGAAGCCGTTTGTCAGCGCTGATAATGTTTATATTGGGTGTTCCCGCTCCTGTTCCGCTCGACGACGAAGACGACGTTACACCAACAGTCGAAGAAGTCGCGGATGATGTCGAGCTGGAACCACTCTTGGAAGATCGTTCCTTATCTTTGTCTCGATCACGATCGGATCGGTCGCGGTCACGATCGGACCGATCTCGGTCACGATCGGACCGATCTCGATCACGCTCACGATCGCGTTCTTTATCGCGATCTCTGTCCCGGTCTCGGTCGTGGGAAGATCCGTCTTTACTGCTGCCGGATTTCGAACTTTTATGTTTCGAGGACGACGACTCGTAACTTCGGCTACTTCCGCTGCTCGACTTAGAATGTGACGAGGATGAAACCTTTGCCGGTGATCCAATCGTTGAGACGGTCGACGACGACGACTTGACAATCGATTTTCCCTTGCAAAGAGTACAAAACCATGCATTTTCCTGATCATTTGCGTCCGATTCAGAAATGATTGGTTTGTGGCAATCCTGGTGGTACAGGGAGTGGCAATCGGCACATTCCACTAGTCGATTTCTAGCACTGACATCCATTCGCCTGCAAACAATACACATCAGATCTTCCAGCTCTTTGAGCTGATCCTCTTCCATGACGACATCGTCGTCTTCATCATTGCCCTCAACATCCGATATGGATAGAATGATCGATCCCGGTGGTGGCGGAACCGTTAATGATTCTGGTGTCGCAACCGCACTTTCCGTAGCAGGCAAACTGCAAGCAGGAGATTCCTGCTTGGAATCTAAGGGCACTACCGCTACCACGGCCGGTTGCGGAACCGGTTTTTGTTTCCGAACATAAAGATTGCTGCCCGGAGCAGATCGTTCTTCGTCCAGGTGTTTTTTGGTAATCGTACTGGCAAGCGTTTTACTGGCACCGTAACGTTGCttaatcagttcatcgagcagGTTTCGGATCTTCTCCGCTGAATCTGTGTTGGCAGAATGCAGCAGCTTCAGTGCGTGTTTGAATGTTGGGTCGATATCAATTGTGGATGACATTGCAATCCTGTGGGTGAGAGTTTTTGTTAATCGTACGATTTATAATTTTCTAGGAAAGTACGACCATCAATTTCACAATTGATTGCACTTCATACGATTGTGATCGTTTGTGAAAGAAAATTGTAAAATACATTTCACAtactttagaagaaaaaaaactagtaaaacttacCTTTCAAAAGAATAGTTTTCAAACAATATTGATTACAAAAAGGACTTGTTGGAATAGGAGTGGAAAACAAGTGaatccaaaacaaaatgctcCGCAATATTTTGATAACCATACCCGACCGGCAAAATAATCGACGAAGTCGGTACAGTAGGTAGTCTGTTgcaggcagagatgccagactgGTTGAAATTTGTAGTCACAGGGtgcatacactgataaaaatcttaAAGTAtggaaatatattctgtttcgaTACAAATCGTTTAAGATCTCACTTGTTTCTCGTTTCCCAGCCCTTTTCGCTCAATTTTCGATTATATTCACCAACAATCTATGGATTTTTCAAGCTCTGATGCTCTTTAGTCGAAAATTGCGGTTGTCTCATCTTTTTGTGAAACTTTGCCTCTTATCCAGGAGCGATACACCTTTCATATATtttacagtcgttcgcaccgtagATTTAGGGGTGATGTTCCGAATTTGTGAAAGTCGATTTAGGTTTCGCTGGGATGATTTTTGTCACACACAATTACATACTGACCCAGCCGGATTTCCCGATCCCGACAAATTGAAGGGTTGCTTTTATATGATAAAGGAAAAGATAAATTGCAAATATTCGTTCAGGTATATTTGTTACATATAAactttttaataaaagtatttgTTACAACGTATCGTATCGTATCGCTGAAAATTAATTAGAtgtttcattgacttgtggtcctttacaaactaataaaacaaaaataattgtATACAGGTAATGTTGGAGTCGTTCCTAATGTGAATCATTTCACTGAGTCATGGAAAACTGAATCTATACATCGATCGAACTTATTCCTAAATCCTAAACCTTACTTGTATGCATTTATTACCCATGGATAAACAATAacagtaattttttttgtgtatggGATTCAACCACAAAACCACGCTCACTGATCCTGCCTGACTAAATTCCCAGCTGCGAAAATATTCTTCGGGTCCAGTTCTTTCTTGACGGCTTTGTACACACCGACGCCGGTCTGGGAAACGCAGGCCGGGTACCAGCTGCTCCTAAGCTTACCCACGCCGTGGTGGTGCGAGAGCGTTCCCCCACAGGCCAAAATCTCATCCCGCGCTGCTGATTCGATTTCCATAAACAGCTGCAAGGAGTCTTCCGGGTTGTCCAGATGTTTGAACAACAGGTAGAAATAAACGCAACATCCATCGTCGTAACTTTGCGTTACTCGGCTAGATACCACAAAGTAACGGATACCTCGTTTTTTACACTCCCGTGCTATGCACGTTTTTACGTTGGCACAGAGGGCACTGCATTTGTCCCAGGCGATCGATGTTTCGAAAGATTCACCCACGATGTTCAGGTCCCATGCAAAGTCCTAACAGAAAAGAGAAAAAGAATCGTCAGAAATGTGTAAGTTTATACTTAAAATATTAGAGAATTGAGGTACATCTATTTGTATTGTTTAATTTTGACACGTCAAATTTACCTACTTAACAAAccgtaaagtttttttttttatttggcaagAACTTTGTAAACAtgttaaaaaatattgactACAGAATTTTTAAGCTATTTacaatctttgaaaaaataaaattaacacaCTATATTTTTTGTACTTCAATTAACAAAATGAGTCAAATTCAGCTAAACTGGCTGTGAAATTGAGGACAtgacatatttttacatttttttgcttgtaaatttacatgatgtTTTCGTTCTGAGTACGGATATCTGAGGAATGTAGTTCACTACAGCTCCAAAAGATGTACTTGAATACTTCGGTAAAAAAGATAATAACTAAAGCCGGGTCATCTGAATCTGTTTATTGAGCTAATCGGTGGATTTGAAGaacaataaaaaaagaaccCGAAAATAGTTAGTATTTGAATAATTGTTGATTCACTAGGTTCCCTCTCATGTGGTCAATTAATAAAGTTTCGCTTTCGTCGTTATTGAATGGATTTTCACACTATCTTTGCATAATATGGTGACTGAAACCACCTCATCTCAGAAGTGTTTATGGAACAATATAGAATGGAGCCGTAGACAGAAACAACGGTTATTTGCCGATTTGACCATTTCGGATGTTTATcgtcaaataataaacaaattagTAAAAAGCACTAATGCGgcactgatgaatcgaagaTGAAAAGTAAAGAATAAAATGAGATGAAACGATTGCCAGCTTGAGGCAGCGACTTGCGAGGTAAACAATAACAATACTTTTGGTATTTAAGATTTGAACAAATGAGTTCCATTAACAAAACAGATCGAAGACGTCAATCTGTATGAAAATAACGAACTAATCGAAtacgatgatttttacctttcttaAGTAGAAAGACTGTGACTTTTCAACCAATGGCCGGAGGCCTCTAAAGTAACCGAATGTTCAGATAAAAGGAAATAATTGGGCTTACAAAGCTAATGAATAACAGCATTCGAAGagaaaattcagcagctaggagTTTTAacatatatggaagatctataatagaaactGGAAAAAACGTATACCCAGCaatccgttctagttttatttattcgaccagttcatctgtcaaatttaaaactggtctacgatgccgttctattttttgtatatttgaaacacgagtaaaacactgctgggactAGTTAtaaaatttagatttaaattttgtaactggcataaattatgcatctggaactagaacactactgaatatgccctaagcagCCCGTTTTTTAGGTAACTAACTGTCGGATTTTGGTCaagagcagggatgccaggtcattttttcaaaaatctgtgatcaagtcaaaaacctgtctgtgataatctgtgcccgttttccgtaccataatagcagatcaaaatcaatttggtgagcaaaaaaaaacaaaggtctcactaccaacacgctctgtacctttttcctaaaccgctctgtactttttggtgctaaactgtgctcgattttttttca
This genomic window from Malaya genurostris strain Urasoe2022 chromosome 1, Malgen_1.1, whole genome shotgun sequence contains:
- the LOC131436026 gene encoding integrator complex subunit 12-like — protein: MSSTIDIDPTFKHALKLLHSANTDSAEKIRNLLDELIKQRYGASKTLASTITKKHLDEERSAPGSNLYVRKQKPVPQPAVVAVVPLDSKQESPACSLPATESAVATPESLTVPPPPGSIILSISDVEGNDEDDDVVMEEDQLKELEDLMCIVCRRMDVSARNRLVECADCHSLYHQDCHKPIISESDANDQENAWFCTLCKGKSIVKSSSSTVSTIGSPAKVSSSSHSKSSSGSSRSYESSSSKHKSSKSGSSKDGSSHDRDRDRDRDKERDRERDRDRSDRDRDRSDRDRDRSDRDRDKDKERSSKSGSSSTSSATSSTVGVTSSSSSSGTGAGTPNINIISADKRLQMMKKKAAKQHDNKRKHK